GTTGATACTGCCCGTTTTGCTAGCTGGTGATTAAGCGGTTTTTGGCTGGTAGATGGGCTCATCGTTAACCGGTAGGTGGATAAGCGCTGCTAAGAATGCCAGGGCTACCGTTGTCCACCAGATCGGCTCGTAACTGCCGTAGTAGTCGTAGATACGACCGCCGAACCAGGCGCCGAGGAAGCTGCCGACCTGATGGGTAAAAAACACCAGGCCATAGAGGGTCGACATGTAGCGCGCACCGAAAATTTGGCGAACTAGGCCAGAGGTCAGTGGGACGGTGCCAAGCCAGCAGAAACCGATGGCACCACCAAACAGGGCGGCAGTCTCGGTGGTGACCGGCAGGACCACAAACCCAGCGATCACAACGGTGCGGACCAGGTACAGGGCACACATCACATAGCGTTTGCTGAATTTATCGCCCATTACCCCCCAGAAATAGCTGCCGAAAATGTTGAAGATCCCCACATAGGCCAGAGCCATGGCAGCAGTGGTGCCGGGAAGGCCCTTATCAGCCAGATAGCTTGGCAGGTGGGTGGCAATGAACATGACATGAAAGCCGCAGACAAAGAAGCCCATGTGGATTAGCCAGTAACCGCGGTGCCTGAAAGCATCGCGCAGTGCCTGGCGCAACGTCAGTTCGCGACCGTCCGGGGAAGCGCTGCTTGCCGGGCCGGCGTTGACCTTCATAAAGCATGAGAAGGCCATCATGATCGCGCAGAGCATAGCGAAAACCTGCAGCGCCAGCTGCCAGTCAAATTCGCTCAACAGGTACTGTGCTCCCGGGATCACAGCAAACATACCAAATGACCCGGCCGCTGTTGTCAGGCCGAACGCTTTGGCCGTGTGTTCGGCGGGGACTACGCGGGCCACGGCACCAAGTACGATAACGTAGCTGGTAGCACTCAAACCTAGGCCAACCAGCGCACCAAGAGATACGTATAACCAATTTGGCTCGACTGCGATTGAGGTGAGGTACAGCCCTAGCCCATAGGCGATGGCACCAGTCCAGATGACTTTTTGCGCGCCCCAGCGGTCGGCGGCCATACCAACAAACGGCTGGAAGGCGCCGAAAAGCAAGTTCTGCACAGCGATAGCCAGACTAAAGAATTCACGGCCAGTATCAAAATGCATAGAAATCGGCATCATGAAGATACCGAAAGACTGCCTGATCCCTAGGCTGATAATTAGTGTTCCAATGCCCATCCACACCAGTAGTGGAAAGCGAAAAATACTCATGGTTATAGTCCGGTCAAAGTGTGGTCGTTTGAGTTTTGCTGATGGCAGCCACCGTTCATGGCATGTTCGGCCAGCGAGTCCAGCAACGGCTGGCAGTGGTGGACACTCACTAGGGTCAGTGCAAGCAGCAAGACCATCCGTATCAGTTGGGCTGTCAGTGATTGTGAAAACATCAGTGCCTCAAGGTAAAAAAGTGCGGGGATAGTAGAGGAAATTAAGTTATGACTCAAATGAGCAAATAACAAATATTCTATGCATAATACGCATGTTATCGGGAGCGAGGGCGTAGGCGGTAAATTGCACCGGAATCTGCCGATAAATACAGCCAGCCCAGGTCGTCCACAGCCAGGGCCCGTATCCGTTCTTCCAGTGCTTCGAGCAGCCGCTCTTCGTTTGCGATGCTGGCATTGTCTGTTATTTCAACCCGGTTTAGGTGGCGTAGTTTCAATGCCCCACTGAATAGCTGGCCTTGCCAGCTGGGGAAGGCTGCGCCTCGATAAAGAAGCAGGCTGCCCGGTGCTATGGAGGGAATATACACCTTGCGTGGCGAGACAATGCCATCTTTCTCGGTGGCTTCGCCCACCGCAATCGGGCCCCAATATTCCTTCCCGTGAGAGGTGACTGGCCAGCCGTAGTTGGCCCCTGCGGTGATTAAATTGATTTCATCGCCGCCCCTAGGACCATGCTCGTTTGACCACAGCCGGTTGGTCAGTGGATCAAACAGCAGCCCTTGCGGGTTACGGTGACCAAAGCTCCAAATTTCAGCAAGTGCATTAGGTGTATCGGTAAAAGGGTTGTCTTCGGGCGTTGAGCCATCGAGGTTGAGTCTAAGGATAGTGCCCGCATGGGTTGCGAGATCTTGCCCGTTGGGACGATGAGCTCGGTCCCCGATAGAAAAAAAGACATGGCCTTGGTTATCGAAAGCGATACGGCTACCGAAGTGGCGGGAAGCATCGCTGAAGGATTGAGTGACCAGCAAATCCTGCCACTGGGTTAACTGGGTACCGCTAAGCTTGGCGCGGGCGAGGGTTGTCGCGGCCTGCCCATCGTGTGCTTTAGCGTAAGTGAAGTAATACCAGGTTTGAGGTGCGGCGTTGTTGTGACGCTGGTCGGGCGGTTGGTTGCCGGTGGTATCTAGCCGGGCGATATCCATCAGTCCCCCCTGTCCGTATTGGCGAATGGGGGGGAGTCCGGAAACTTCTTGCAGGGATCCATCCTCAGGGTTGAGCAGGCGAATATTGCCTTCCCGGTAGGTGATCAGCAGCTGTTGGTCGGGGGTGAAAGCCATCCCCCATGGTACGCCGTTGGTTTGCCCGATGCGCTCAACGACATAGTGCATGCCGAGGCTGGAGCCTTCGAGTACAGTTTCAGGGAAGGACAGAGCCTTGGCTGGTGGGGCCAATATGATAAGGGATAACAAGGCCAGGCGTACTGTGTTCATTGCTGTAGCGAGGGGGCGGTACCTCATCCTGCGGTTTCCTTCTATCCTGTGCGCTATCAGTAGTGTAGCAGCTGGGATAGCGGTGTCTTTTCGACTTTATGGTTACTGTTTGGTTTGTCCTGCAATAATTGCGGCTAGCTGGTCGAGCCCCTGCCGCCAGGTGTTATTTTCACGGAAGTTGGCAAAGCTCAGGCGCAGGCAATGCGCATAGCGCTTGTTGGTACTGAACATGGTGCCGGGAAGTACGCTGATCCCTTGGCTTAGCGCCTGTTGATAAATGGCCTGACTGTCCGCATGCTCGGCTAGAGTGAGCCAGCATAAGAATCCACCGGTTGGTTGGGTCAGGTGGTAATGATCCCTAAGCTGCGGGTATTGGTTCAAGGCCTGGGTGAGCTGCTGATAGAATACCTGCTGTTTTTTAGCGTAACTGCGGCGGATTTTACCGAGGTGCTGGCGGTATTTGCCGCTTGCAAGGAATTGGGCAACCGCGGAGTGAATGAGGTTGGGGCTGCCCATGTTGTCAGTGAGCAAGCGTTTCTCAATTACTGTCTGATACTTGCCGGCCACGACCCAGCCGATACGGAGTCTGGAGTCCAATGTCTTAGATAACGAGTTGCAATAGATCACCCGGTTTTCTTGGTCGAGGGTTTTCAGCGGCAGGGGACGCTGATGATGTGCCAGGCCGCCGAAGACATCGTCTTCGATAATTGGGATCCCATGGGTCATGGCGAGGAAGCGTAGTCGGTCCGCTGTCGACATCACATACCCTGTCGGGTTGTTGAAACTGGGGTTAATCAAGATGGCCTTGACCGGCCAATCTTTGAGTGCCTGCTCAAGGGCATCCAAATGAATGCCAGTGATTGGGCTCGCCGGAATTTCAATCACTTTAAGGCCCAGAGATTCTAGCAGCATAAGGTTGCCGAAATAACTGGCAGACTCTACCAAGACGATATCCCCAGCAGAGGTCAGGGCCTGCAGGCTCAAGCTAATCGCCTGCTGCGCACCATGGGTTACCAGCAGCGACTGTTTGGAGATGGTAATGCCAAGTTCGCGGTTTATACCAACGAGTTGCTTCAACAGCAGATCGTTTCCCGGTGGCAGTTGGTAATGGCTGGGAATATGGCTTTGGTAGCGGCTGTGTCGGCCTATTTCAGCGTACAAGCTGTTGATGGCAGGAAAGTCAGTATCAGGGTGGGCCGATCCCATTGGTAAAACCTCTCGGGATACAGGCAGTTCCATGATTTTTTTACTGAGTGTCATTAGGTCGACAAAACCCGGCTCGGGAACCGGTTCTGGAAGTCCATGGATGACTTTGCTGCGATTGACCCGATAGCCAGAGCGGGCTTGCGCGGTGATCTTCTGGTTAGCTTCCAGTTGCTGATAAGCACGGATCACCGTGTTTTTACTCACGGACAGTTTTTGGCTGAGATCTCGAATAGAAGGGAGCCGTTCCCCCGGCTGGTAGCTTTGCTTGTCTATCCGCTCGGAGATCCATTGGTAGACGTACTGGTATTTGGTTTTGAGCGGGCTATGCTCCTGCAGCAATGCTTTCTGACACCGAGAGTTATACGCTTTCTTT
This Photobacterium gaetbulicola Gung47 DNA region includes the following protein-coding sequences:
- a CDS encoding transcriptional regulator (COG1167); amino-acid sequence: MGTDNTKKAYNSRCQKALLQEHSPLKTKYQYVYQWISERIDKQSYQPGERLPSIRDLSQKLSVSKNTVIRAYQQLEANQKITAQARSGYRVNRSKVIHGLPEPVPEPGFVDLMTLSKKIMELPVSREVLPMGSAHPDTDFPAINSLYAEIGRHSRYQSHIPSHYQLPPGNDLLLKQLVGINRELGITISKQSLLVTHGAQQAISLSLQALTSAGDIVLVESASYFGNLMLLESLGLKVIEIPASPITGIHLDALEQALKDWPVKAILINPSFNNPTGYVMSTADRLRFLAMTHGIPIIEDDVFGGLAHHQRPLPLKTLDQENRVIYCNSLSKTLDSRLRIGWVVAGKYQTVIEKRLLTDNMGSPNLIHSAVAQFLASGKYRQHLGKIRRSYAKKQQVFYQQLTQALNQYPQLRDHYHLTQPTGGFLCWLTLAEHADSQAIYQQALSQGISVLPGTMFSTNKRYAHCLRLSFANFRENNTWRQGLDQLAAIIAGQTKQ
- a CDS encoding putative MFS transporter (COG0477) codes for the protein MSIFRFPLLVWMGIGTLIISLGIRQSFGIFMMPISMHFDTGREFFSLAIAVQNLLFGAFQPFVGMAADRWGAQKVIWTGAIAYGLGLYLTSIAVEPNWLYVSLGALVGLGLSATSYVIVLGAVARVVPAEHTAKAFGLTTAAGSFGMFAVIPGAQYLLSEFDWQLALQVFAMLCAIMMAFSCFMKVNAGPASSASPDGRELTLRQALRDAFRHRGYWLIHMGFFVCGFHVMFIATHLPSYLADKGLPGTTAAMALAYVGIFNIFGSYFWGVMGDKFSKRYVMCALYLVRTVVIAGFVVLPVTTETAALFGGAIGFCWLGTVPLTSGLVRQIFGARYMSTLYGLVFFTHQVGSFLGAWFGGRIYDYYGSYEPIWWTTVALAFLAALIHLPVNDEPIYQPKTA
- a CDS encoding glucose dehydrogenase (COG2133), whose amino-acid sequence is MRYRPLATAMNTVRLALLSLIILAPPAKALSFPETVLEGSSLGMHYVVERIGQTNGVPWGMAFTPDQQLLITYREGNIRLLNPEDGSLQEVSGLPPIRQYGQGGLMDIARLDTTGNQPPDQRHNNAAPQTWYYFTYAKAHDGQAATTLARAKLSGTQLTQWQDLLVTQSFSDASRHFGSRIAFDNQGHVFFSIGDRAHRPNGQDLATHAGTILRLNLDGSTPEDNPFTDTPNALAEIWSFGHRNPQGLLFDPLTNRLWSNEHGPRGGDEINLITAGANYGWPVTSHGKEYWGPIAVGEATEKDGIVSPRKVYIPSIAPGSLLLYRGAAFPSWQGQLFSGALKLRHLNRVEITDNASIANEERLLEALEERIRALAVDDLGWLYLSADSGAIYRLRPRSR